Proteins encoded within one genomic window of Couchioplanes caeruleus:
- a CDS encoding EAL domain-containing protein, which yields MNDAKTDKQLRLYVGLVAFAGSGCLLVSARSAPAVPSGKLLFLAALTVIIAAASGPVIKLRVRSDNRVFPATSGSILLAVATVPLPWAIICTALGALASKVFLRQPIKVTFNVAKDVVAATAAASVAFVIGIRPAADLEIRASGVPMLILGLVGAALAYAIVDDLLGSTVMHLATRTPWRQALRHNRDVVMRIRSVNVVLALGTVLVVEQEELLILTMVPTVLALQLAAKNRIRQRADQEAWRRLAGTTDRLNVTDLAAVLHAAVTLAPELFSADEAEIELRGEDRLVRGSAGHLRYEGTVTGAPARDGSMIEAELDGPDGPAGTLRLRFRKPVKLNESERYKLQTFASSLSTAVGNARAYAELKRINAENAYAATHDPLTGLANRRELLDQANQIFARRAPEGMFAMLLIDLNHFKEVNDTLGHTAGDEVLREVARRLEDATRPGDLVARLGGDEFAVLLTGLPAPAVATHRAADMLAILEQPIEVDGMQLTVEAAGGIALAPGSGGVSELMRRADVAMYQAKRSGQRTATYAHARDTADVGRLVLGGELTRAVTHREFVVDYQPIVDLGSGEVVSAETLARWHHPEHGDLTPMQFLDTVERSGQLPAFVDAVLEQALTSVGAWREAGFDLPVAVNVSPRSLLDPTFPAAVLARLAAHAVPADRLVLELAETLTLSQLEVVERALTELRDAGVRLALDDFGTGVSSLSVLSRIPVHQLKVDREFVVAVETSPEAAAVVRSTVDLARSLHLTVVAEGVESEPQRHALWELGCVAGQGHLFARPMRAGRLLATLQRGSDGKPGFLASPLHKTGSVVRMPRRRNPRSPLPHLPA from the coding sequence GTGAACGACGCGAAGACCGACAAGCAGCTCCGGCTGTATGTCGGTCTAGTCGCGTTTGCGGGTTCCGGCTGCCTGCTCGTCTCGGCGAGATCGGCGCCGGCGGTGCCGTCGGGCAAACTGCTCTTCCTCGCCGCGTTGACGGTCATCATCGCCGCCGCCAGCGGGCCGGTCATCAAACTGCGGGTACGGTCGGACAATCGGGTGTTCCCCGCGACCTCGGGCTCGATCCTGCTCGCCGTCGCGACCGTGCCCCTTCCCTGGGCGATCATTTGCACCGCGCTCGGCGCCCTCGCATCCAAAGTCTTTCTCCGGCAGCCCATAAAGGTCACCTTCAACGTCGCCAAGGACGTCGTCGCTGCGACGGCCGCAGCCTCGGTCGCTTTCGTGATCGGTATCCGGCCCGCCGCGGATCTCGAGATCCGCGCTTCCGGCGTTCCCATGTTGATCCTCGGCCTCGTCGGGGCGGCATTGGCGTATGCGATCGTGGACGATCTCCTCGGCAGCACGGTGATGCATCTGGCGACGCGTACCCCCTGGCGGCAGGCGCTTCGCCACAACCGGGACGTGGTGATGCGGATCCGGAGCGTCAATGTCGTGCTGGCGCTGGGCACTGTGCTGGTGGTGGAGCAGGAGGAGCTGCTCATCCTGACCATGGTGCCGACCGTGCTCGCGCTGCAGCTCGCGGCCAAGAACAGGATTCGCCAGCGGGCGGATCAGGAGGCGTGGCGCCGCCTCGCCGGGACCACCGACCGGCTCAACGTCACCGACCTGGCCGCCGTGCTGCACGCCGCGGTGACCCTCGCACCGGAGCTGTTCTCCGCCGACGAGGCCGAGATCGAGCTACGCGGCGAAGACCGCCTGGTCCGCGGTTCCGCCGGGCACCTTCGCTACGAGGGAACGGTGACCGGCGCGCCCGCCCGCGACGGGTCGATGATCGAGGCCGAGCTCGACGGACCGGACGGCCCGGCGGGAACCCTGCGCCTGCGGTTCCGCAAGCCCGTCAAGCTGAACGAGTCCGAGCGGTACAAGCTGCAGACCTTCGCTTCGTCGCTGTCCACCGCGGTCGGCAACGCCCGCGCCTACGCCGAGCTCAAGCGGATCAACGCGGAGAACGCGTACGCCGCCACCCACGACCCGCTGACCGGCCTGGCCAACCGCCGCGAGCTGCTCGACCAGGCGAACCAGATCTTCGCCCGGCGGGCACCCGAGGGCATGTTCGCCATGCTGCTCATCGACCTCAATCACTTCAAGGAGGTCAACGACACCCTCGGGCACACCGCCGGTGACGAGGTGCTGCGCGAGGTGGCCCGCCGGCTCGAGGACGCCACCCGCCCCGGCGACCTGGTCGCCCGGCTCGGCGGCGACGAGTTCGCCGTGCTGCTGACCGGCCTGCCCGCCCCGGCCGTCGCCACCCACCGCGCCGCCGACATGCTCGCGATCCTCGAGCAGCCCATCGAGGTCGACGGCATGCAGCTCACGGTCGAGGCGGCCGGCGGCATCGCCCTGGCGCCCGGCAGCGGAGGCGTGAGCGAATTGATGCGCCGCGCCGACGTCGCCATGTACCAGGCGAAACGCAGCGGGCAACGCACCGCGACCTACGCACACGCCCGCGACACCGCCGACGTCGGCCGGCTCGTGCTCGGCGGCGAGTTGACCCGGGCGGTGACCCACCGGGAATTCGTCGTCGACTACCAGCCGATCGTCGACCTGGGCAGCGGCGAGGTCGTCTCCGCGGAGACCCTCGCCCGCTGGCACCACCCCGAGCACGGCGACCTCACCCCGATGCAGTTCCTGGACACCGTCGAGCGCTCCGGGCAGCTCCCCGCGTTCGTCGACGCCGTACTGGAACAGGCGCTGACCTCGGTCGGCGCCTGGCGCGAGGCCGGCTTCGATCTGCCCGTGGCCGTCAACGTCTCGCCGCGCAGCCTGCTCGACCCGACGTTCCCGGCCGCGGTCCTGGCCCGGCTCGCGGCCCACGCCGTACCGGCCGACCGGCTCGTGCTGGAGCTCGCCGAGACACTGACCCTCAGCCAGCTCGAGGTGGTCGAGCGGGCGCTCACCGAGTTGCGCGACGCCGGCGTCCGGCTGGCCCTGGACGACTTCGGCACCGGCGTCTCGTCGCTGTCGGTGCTTTCCCGGATCCCGGTGCACCAGTTGAAGGTCGACCGGGAATTCGTGGTCGCCGTCGAGACCTCGCCCGAGGCGGCCGCGGTCGTCCGTTCCACCGTCGACCTCGCCCGCAGCCTGCACCTCACCGTGGTCGCCGAGGGTGTGGAGAGCGAGCCCCAGCGGCACGCGCTGTGGGAGCTGGGCTGCGTCGCGGGCCAGGGTCACCTCTTCGCCCGCCCGATGCGGGCCGGCCGGTTGCTGGCCACGCTGCAGCGCGGCTCGGACGGCAAGCCGGGGTTCCTCGCCAGTCCGCTGC
- the moaC gene encoding cyclic pyranopterin monophosphate synthase MoaC translates to MTHVDADGAARMVDVSAKTVTVRRAVAAGRLVTTPEVVALLRGDGLPKGDALAVARLAGILGAKRTPDLVPLCHPIGLHSVTVDLAITDTGVDIVATTKTADRTGVEMEALTAVATAGLALIDMVKAVDPAASIEAIRVLRKEGGKTGEWVRPEDRP, encoded by the coding sequence ATGACTCATGTCGACGCCGACGGGGCGGCCCGGATGGTCGACGTATCGGCGAAAACCGTGACCGTCCGCCGGGCCGTCGCCGCCGGCCGGCTGGTCACCACGCCGGAGGTCGTAGCCCTGCTGCGCGGCGACGGCCTCCCCAAGGGCGACGCCCTCGCCGTCGCCCGCCTCGCCGGAATCCTGGGCGCTAAACGGACACCCGATCTGGTGCCGCTGTGTCACCCGATCGGGCTGCACAGCGTCACGGTGGACCTCGCGATCACCGACACCGGGGTGGACATCGTCGCCACCACGAAGACCGCCGACCGCACGGGTGTCGAGATGGAGGCGCTCACCGCGGTGGCCACGGCCGGGCTCGCCCTGATCGACATGGTCAAGGCCGTCGACCCGGCGGCGAGCATCGAGGCCATCCGGGTCCTGCGCAAAGAGGGCGGCAAGACCGGAGAGTGGGTACGCCCGGAGGACCGCCCGTGA
- a CDS encoding MogA/MoaB family molybdenum cofactor biosynthesis protein, producing the protein MIRARVIVASNRAAAGVYQDTSGPLLVAGLADLGCQVDPAPVVVSDGPPVAEALRAALADGIDVVLTSGGTGVTPTDRTPEATRPLLDFEVPGIAEAIRAYSRDKVPAAALSRGLAGVSGRTLIVNLPGSTGGARDGLAVLGPILAHAVEQIRGGDHRLHR; encoded by the coding sequence GTGATCCGCGCCCGGGTGATCGTCGCCTCCAACCGGGCCGCCGCCGGCGTCTACCAGGACACCAGCGGACCTCTGCTCGTCGCGGGTCTCGCCGATCTCGGGTGCCAGGTCGATCCGGCGCCGGTCGTGGTGAGCGACGGACCGCCGGTCGCCGAGGCGCTGCGCGCGGCGCTCGCCGACGGGATCGACGTCGTGCTGACCAGCGGCGGTACCGGCGTCACGCCCACCGACCGGACGCCCGAGGCAACCCGTCCGCTGCTCGACTTCGAGGTTCCCGGCATCGCCGAGGCGATCCGCGCGTACAGCCGGGACAAGGTGCCGGCCGCCGCGCTGTCCCGGGGGCTCGCCGGGGTCTCCGGCCGCACGCTGATCGTCAACCTGCCGGGGTCCACCGGCGGCGCCCGCGACGGGCTGGCCGTGCTGGGCCCGATCCTGGCCCATGCGGTGGAGCAGATCCGCGGCGGCGACCATAGGCTGCACCGATGA
- a CDS encoding molybdopterin molybdotransferase MoeA codes for MSAQSMPIDWDKARTLVYEAGRAAAGPAESVPLSAADGRTLAEPLVALTDLPAFPTSSIDGWAVRGSAPWRPVGRVLAGGTPRPLAEDGTCVEIATGAMVPQGAEALVRVEESTRDAEGLVAGTPRPQPEWRLPGEEARRGEELLPAGTPVDPAVLGMAATCGYDTVPVRPTPRAALLVFGDELLTSGPPGEGRVRDSLSPLVPAWLRRAGATVDPGAIQGPVRDTLDAHVEAIRHGLSVADVVCTTGGTMHGPVDHLHPALAALGAEYVVNTVAVRPGFPMLLARLTGPDGRPRFLAGLPGNPQSAVIALVSLVAPLLAGLHGRELPALPRVELTADVPGRGGFTHLALAVLDADGRRATAVGHAGSAMLRGLARAHGFVVVRPEQRAAAGDLVPFLPLPLSPGERP; via the coding sequence ATGAGCGCGCAGAGCATGCCGATCGACTGGGACAAGGCTCGCACCCTGGTGTACGAGGCGGGCCGGGCGGCGGCGGGACCGGCGGAGTCGGTGCCGCTGAGCGCCGCGGACGGTCGTACGCTCGCGGAGCCTCTGGTGGCCCTCACCGATCTGCCTGCCTTCCCGACCTCGAGCATCGACGGATGGGCGGTGCGCGGCAGTGCGCCGTGGCGACCGGTCGGCCGGGTCCTGGCCGGCGGCACGCCTCGGCCGCTCGCCGAGGACGGCACCTGCGTCGAGATCGCCACCGGCGCCATGGTCCCGCAGGGTGCCGAGGCGCTGGTCCGGGTCGAGGAGTCCACGAGGGACGCCGAAGGCCTGGTCGCCGGGACACCGCGCCCCCAGCCGGAGTGGCGCCTACCCGGCGAGGAGGCGCGGAGGGGCGAGGAACTGCTGCCGGCCGGCACGCCGGTCGACCCCGCGGTGCTCGGCATGGCGGCCACCTGCGGCTACGACACGGTTCCCGTACGCCCGACGCCCCGCGCCGCGCTTCTCGTCTTCGGCGACGAGCTGTTGACCAGTGGACCGCCGGGCGAGGGGCGGGTCCGTGACTCGTTGAGCCCCCTGGTCCCGGCCTGGTTGCGCCGCGCCGGGGCCACAGTGGACCCCGGCGCGATCCAGGGCCCGGTGCGCGACACCCTCGACGCCCACGTCGAGGCGATCCGGCACGGGCTGTCCGTCGCCGACGTGGTCTGCACCACGGGCGGCACCATGCACGGTCCCGTCGATCACCTTCATCCCGCCCTCGCCGCCCTCGGCGCCGAGTACGTGGTGAACACGGTCGCCGTGCGCCCGGGTTTTCCGATGCTGCTCGCCCGCCTGACCGGCCCCGACGGACGCCCGCGGTTCCTCGCCGGGCTACCGGGCAACCCGCAGTCCGCGGTCATCGCGCTGGTGTCCCTGGTGGCACCGCTCCTCGCCGGCCTGCACGGACGTGAGCTGCCGGCGCTCCCGCGGGTGGAGCTGACCGCGGACGTCCCGGGTCGTGGCGGCTTCACCCACCTGGCGCTCGCGGTCCTGGACGCCGACGGCCGGCGGGCCACGGCGGTCGGGCATGCCGGCTCGGCCATGCTGCGGGGCCTGGCCCGGGCGCACGGCTTCGTCGTCGTCCGCCCGGAGCAGCGGGCCGCGGCCGGCGACCTCGTCCCGTTCCTGCCCCTGCCGCTGTCGCCCGGAGAACGCCCATGA